From Pelagicoccus albus, the proteins below share one genomic window:
- the alaS gene encoding alanine--tRNA ligase translates to MTSNEIRQSFLDFFSSKQHAIVPSASLMPDAPNLLFTNAGMNQFVPYFLGERESANPRIADTQKCIRAGGKHNDLEDVGLDTYHHTFFEMLGNWSIGDYFKKEAIEWAWELITEVWKFPKERLYASVYKPGEGDPAEFDQEAYDFWKAVFEKAGLDPEIHIVFGNKKDNFWMMGDTGPCGPCSELHVDLTPDGDTKGSLVNADSPYCIEIWNLVFIQFNATPEGDYVPLKAQHVDTGMGFERVAGIMATSKNFTDFSTPPSNYNSDLFDTLFQEFEKLSGHSYQRTLPADLDNITDVEMKDIIFRVLADHIRCLSCSIADGILPGNENRNYVLRRILRRAVMYGRKLGLENGFFANLVPVVVNQLGHVFPELAQQEEIIKKIIKSEEDAFGRTLDRGIQLFDKIATDEGEISGLNAFTLYDTYGFPLDLTELMAKQKGISVDTKGFEVEMEKQRSKARASQKKSDILVADSDSALEATKFVGFDTMADEAELIDIVEADDAAYLVFNQTPFYAEMGGQVGDTGAIEFEGAHFQAVDTIKDPNGRHLHKVSGDLAGIALGQVANLIVDHDRRKSIERHHSATHVLHWALRKVLGTHVRQAGSLVDNQRLRFDFSHFEAIKPEQLALIERLCNEQLLANCKVEWFETPFDQKPKEVMAFFGDKYGDVVRVVDIGGFSKELCGGTHVRGTGEIGLLKITSETGISAGTRRIEAIVGDSLYSHINDIESTIAIASKSLSTAPNELLKKIDVVLARNAELEKQLKSFKQKASGNLADDLLKAAKESNGLKLVAAKVEASDPNALRQLGANVIGKLEEGVVLLGAEIKGKVSVVAFASQGAIAAGYKAGDIIRETTAKLNGRGGGKPDFAMGGAANVADLQKTIDAFSL, encoded by the coding sequence ATGACGTCCAACGAAATACGCCAGTCGTTCCTAGACTTCTTCTCCTCGAAACAGCACGCCATCGTGCCCTCCGCTTCCTTGATGCCGGACGCTCCGAACTTGCTTTTCACGAACGCGGGCATGAACCAGTTTGTCCCCTACTTCCTCGGAGAACGCGAGTCCGCAAATCCCCGTATAGCGGATACACAGAAGTGCATTCGAGCTGGAGGTAAGCACAACGATTTGGAAGACGTTGGATTAGACACCTACCACCATACCTTCTTCGAAATGCTGGGCAACTGGTCCATAGGAGACTATTTCAAGAAGGAAGCGATCGAATGGGCGTGGGAGCTAATTACGGAAGTCTGGAAATTCCCAAAGGAACGCCTCTACGCTTCTGTCTACAAACCAGGTGAAGGGGATCCAGCTGAATTCGACCAAGAGGCCTACGATTTCTGGAAAGCCGTATTCGAAAAAGCAGGACTTGATCCCGAAATCCATATCGTCTTCGGAAACAAAAAGGATAATTTCTGGATGATGGGCGACACCGGCCCATGCGGCCCGTGCTCCGAACTACACGTGGACCTGACGCCCGATGGAGACACAAAGGGGTCTCTGGTCAACGCCGACTCCCCCTACTGCATCGAAATCTGGAATCTCGTATTTATCCAGTTTAACGCAACCCCCGAGGGCGACTACGTGCCGCTCAAGGCTCAGCACGTCGATACGGGAATGGGATTCGAGCGTGTCGCCGGCATCATGGCGACTTCCAAAAACTTCACTGATTTTTCGACTCCACCGAGCAACTACAACTCCGACTTGTTTGATACACTGTTTCAGGAGTTCGAAAAGCTCTCTGGACACAGCTACCAACGTACGCTTCCCGCCGATCTCGACAACATAACCGATGTCGAGATGAAGGACATCATCTTCCGCGTATTGGCGGACCACATACGTTGCTTGAGCTGTTCGATTGCGGACGGAATTCTTCCTGGTAACGAAAATCGCAACTACGTCCTCCGCCGCATCCTACGCCGCGCTGTCATGTACGGTCGCAAGCTAGGCCTAGAGAACGGATTCTTCGCGAATCTAGTACCGGTGGTGGTAAATCAGTTGGGTCACGTCTTCCCTGAATTGGCCCAGCAAGAGGAAATCATCAAAAAGATTATCAAATCGGAAGAGGACGCCTTCGGCCGAACCTTGGATCGCGGTATCCAGTTATTCGATAAGATAGCCACCGACGAAGGCGAAATCTCCGGCCTAAACGCGTTCACCCTGTATGACACATACGGCTTTCCCTTGGACCTCACAGAATTGATGGCCAAGCAGAAAGGCATTTCCGTAGACACCAAGGGCTTTGAGGTCGAAATGGAGAAACAACGCTCCAAGGCTCGAGCTTCACAGAAAAAGTCGGATATCCTAGTCGCCGACTCTGACTCAGCTTTAGAAGCCACCAAGTTCGTGGGCTTCGACACCATGGCGGACGAGGCAGAGCTTATCGACATCGTTGAAGCCGATGACGCAGCTTACCTCGTCTTCAACCAAACTCCTTTCTATGCAGAAATGGGTGGTCAAGTGGGAGACACCGGAGCGATCGAATTCGAAGGCGCTCATTTCCAGGCAGTCGACACCATCAAGGATCCAAACGGTAGACATCTTCACAAGGTATCCGGCGACCTGGCCGGAATCGCACTGGGACAGGTAGCAAACTTGATAGTTGATCACGATCGTCGCAAATCGATCGAACGGCACCACTCCGCCACGCACGTTCTCCACTGGGCGCTTCGCAAGGTTCTCGGAACTCACGTTCGCCAGGCCGGCTCTCTCGTAGACAACCAGCGACTCCGCTTCGACTTTTCTCACTTCGAGGCAATAAAGCCCGAACAGCTCGCGCTGATTGAACGCCTTTGCAATGAGCAATTGCTAGCCAACTGCAAGGTCGAATGGTTCGAAACACCCTTTGACCAAAAGCCAAAGGAAGTAATGGCTTTCTTCGGCGACAAGTACGGCGATGTCGTGCGCGTAGTCGATATTGGCGGATTCTCTAAAGAACTTTGCGGTGGCACCCACGTTCGCGGCACAGGCGAAATTGGCCTTCTCAAAATCACCAGCGAAACAGGTATCTCTGCCGGAACTCGACGTATCGAAGCCATCGTTGGAGATTCCTTGTATTCGCACATCAACGACATCGAATCGACAATTGCTATCGCTTCAAAAAGCTTGTCTACCGCTCCAAATGAGTTGCTAAAGAAAATCGATGTAGTTCTGGCTCGCAACGCTGAACTCGAAAAGCAACTCAAGAGCTTCAAGCAAAAAGCTAGCGGCAATTTGGCAGACGATCTCCTCAAAGCGGCCAAGGAGTCCAATGGCCTCAAGCTCGTAGCCGCGAAAGTCGAAGCCTCGGATCCCAATGCTCTACGCCAACTGGGAGCTAATGTCATCGGCAAGCTCGAAGAAGGTGTCGTGCTATTGGGCGCAGAAATCAAGGGCAAGGTAAGCGTCGTTGCCTTCGCCTCCCAAGGAGCTATCGCCGCTGGATACAAGGCTGGCGACATCATCCGCGAAACGACCGCCAAACTCAACGGCCGCGGCGGAGGAAAGCCCGACTTCGCTATGGGCGGAGCTGCCAACGTGGCTGACCTGCAAAAGACGATCGACGCCTTTTCGCTCTAG
- the leuB gene encoding 3-isopropylmalate dehydrogenase, with translation MKTLKFAVLPGDYIGPEVMSVALDVLKAATEPAGIKLDYTEAHVGGAGIDNEGKALPDSTIKVCEEADAILFGSIGGPKWENLPPAEQPERAALLPIRKHFNLFANLRPGLLYQELTDASPLKAERIPEGIDMVCVRELTGGIYFGPKRTETLEDGDIQATDEMVYKKSEIERILDVAIASAKARSGKICSVDKANVLTTSVLWRKTATEYVAKHAPEIELSHMYVDNAAMQMARDPNQFDVIVTENMFGDIISDEMGIVCGSLGMLSSASLGTGKNKYDLPFGLYEPSGGTAPDIAGKGIANPCAQILSAALMLRYSFGENEIAEKIEKAVKQAVMDGFRTGDISFGKPSIGTKEMAAAIIERL, from the coding sequence ATGAAAACGCTCAAATTCGCAGTTCTCCCCGGTGACTACATCGGCCCGGAAGTAATGTCGGTCGCTCTCGATGTCCTAAAAGCGGCTACCGAGCCCGCCGGCATCAAGCTTGACTACACCGAAGCCCACGTAGGTGGCGCCGGAATCGACAACGAAGGCAAGGCTCTCCCCGACTCGACCATCAAGGTTTGCGAAGAAGCAGATGCGATTTTGTTCGGCTCTATCGGCGGTCCAAAGTGGGAAAACCTGCCTCCAGCCGAGCAACCGGAACGTGCGGCCCTGCTCCCTATCCGGAAGCACTTCAACCTGTTCGCAAACTTGCGTCCTGGCCTCCTGTACCAAGAGCTCACCGATGCTTCGCCTTTGAAGGCGGAGAGAATCCCCGAAGGAATCGACATGGTTTGCGTTCGCGAGCTAACTGGCGGCATCTACTTTGGCCCGAAGCGTACTGAAACTTTGGAAGACGGCGATATCCAGGCCACCGACGAGATGGTCTACAAGAAGAGTGAAATCGAGCGGATACTCGATGTCGCAATCGCCTCCGCGAAAGCTCGTTCCGGCAAGATCTGTTCAGTCGACAAGGCCAACGTATTGACCACCTCGGTCCTCTGGCGAAAAACCGCCACTGAATACGTAGCCAAGCACGCTCCAGAGATTGAGCTCAGCCACATGTACGTGGACAACGCGGCCATGCAAATGGCCCGCGACCCAAATCAGTTCGACGTCATCGTCACTGAAAACATGTTTGGGGATATCATTTCGGACGAAATGGGCATCGTGTGCGGAAGCTTGGGTATGCTTTCCTCCGCGTCCTTGGGCACTGGAAAAAACAAGTACGACCTCCCATTCGGACTCTACGAACCTTCCGGCGGAACAGCTCCGGACATCGCGGGAAAAGGCATTGCCAACCCCTGCGCCCAAATCCTATCAGCAGCTCTGATGCTTCGCTACAGCTTCGGCGAAAACGAAATTGCCGAGAAAATAGAAAAAGCCGTCAAGCAAGCCGTCATGGACGGATTCCGTACCGGCGACATTTCATTCGGCAAGCCTTCGATCGGCACCAAGGAAATGGCGGCTGCCATTATCGAGAGACTGTAA
- a CDS encoding putative Ig domain-containing protein, with translation MFSLIDLLMKARTTRSRASFYTALTLVVFAGLSLATTVSSREVTLSADRGDREVQDTGSMSWHTPATYRVGGVAYRKDGAAVMAFQLPSLDAGESVTGGSFAATLSGIANTPSGTVDIYGLLSRSSAAILATDYVEGAFADKSGAWALVQNFALPNTASGRLTSSSSASDAIADYINAQYAAGAEAGDWLILVLAPSNSDESNYRYWTFVSADGSSAPTLTLEIGEGETAEPNTVPVASSLTSQSVEAGSSFSYTFPAFTDADDEALSYTFSGAPTWVSLSGRTFSGTAPSSASASSWTIVLTGTDHAGASASASFSLSVTEAPAEPVEETTTPPVTDTGSSSGGGSSTADRTVSLKANGADREVQQGGSMSWYTQKFYRVGGVSYGKDGAAVIPFQLPELSDGESVVSATFSAQLNGIGNVPSGTVDVYGLSSRTSSSVLSTDYLEGTFQDRTGAWALSASFAIPTSSTGSISTSSSSSTAIADYISAQYESGAEAGDWIFIVLAPSKADESNYRYWEFASSESGAGPVLSLGIGSGISSGGSATTNSAPVASTLSDYTLSEGEALSYTFPAFTDPDGDTVSYAVSGSPSWISRSGRTFSGTAPSGSGGNSWTVTVTGSDPSGASASASFTITVETPIITEPEETEDPVIPVSSEDTSTEDSGSGSSSGATTESREILLTGNTSDREVQQGGTTSWPTQKTFRVGGVAYNKDGAAVMAFQLPTLEEGESVIGGEFSAKLTGIANTPAGTVDLHGLSSRSSSTVLGGDFLEGAFADGSGSWALSQSFATPSTSVGVLTTGEDDSSRIATYITEQYDSGAVAGDWIFLVLAPSHSDESNYRYWTFASADGSPKPQLLLSIGTAATAGSTNSAPVASSLTAQSVEAGSAVSYTIPAFSDADGDTVTYSATGGPSWLTLSGRTFSGSAPSSAAGGEWTVTVKGTDTSGASDSASFALEVTEVATSSSDTESEDSSSSGGGYTPIPDAPVEGSAVIQLQGEIVDNALLSNGGSMWVGSTSIRIGGSNSGIDSAAVYAFQLPTLRDGEIITDVKLSFYMNGYGLTPAGSVDLYAVDYGNDPFTDGGFYYSGVYGGDTNSAVWPIQDNVFSNNQGTGLVSTNSVGSTNMIAFLANQYLNGALEGDMIYFRMNSDRANESDYRYWEIASANDTSKRPVLSIEVSYDRVNSAGSTPIAKPVEREVYYEGEYVPFSLDEDLFDSVLDPEDVTWISNIDGFLDRGFSIATDALSVGVHNVSAIWISNEGSIFRYDVTVEIDPVSMLPTSASSLSSRGVTWYFDKAYPTGRFINGDHYVVAPQGLTLTKITPGWDGVKNGAEINPKGAGRSNNHGFDTRVETTTYDASLNIADDLPIHVATNSSVVSALGSAAETSLGLFLDDVAVLTILPTRPADMSFRPPYAGDDKRIIGTKDDLDMSFLQNLPHPTNMRYPSYKVGNVLLDVISNWTNNYLKTQAGQHKYGRQIAYGFADAVLWLNLDYYDAQKLPVLENVVQRGIDAYGSAKSGVQFIADGGINVGRKLVVVVAAKALNDPEMLEWADGEKHHHFQEDTQHLYITQDIINSNSKFNQSHLGMAEWAFNHWEKPDLTTPEWSAPYRNVNGSPNIGTYLAVEFMGLRELWNHEPFFEYLENRYWPREEANRANGLNYIYKFYGELWDTYIAE, from the coding sequence ATGTTTTCCCTTATTGATCTTTTAATGAAGGCGCGAACGACTAGGAGTCGTGCCTCTTTCTACACCGCTTTAACGCTGGTGGTATTTGCAGGCTTGTCATTGGCAACGACTGTGAGCTCCCGTGAGGTGACTCTCTCTGCCGACAGAGGTGACCGCGAGGTCCAAGACACTGGCTCTATGAGCTGGCACACCCCTGCAACTTATCGAGTTGGTGGAGTGGCTTATCGAAAGGATGGCGCTGCAGTGATGGCTTTTCAGCTTCCTTCTTTAGATGCAGGTGAGAGCGTTACCGGAGGTAGCTTTGCTGCAACCTTGTCAGGAATAGCGAACACCCCCTCTGGGACGGTAGATATATACGGCTTACTAAGTCGCTCTAGCGCGGCCATCTTGGCCACCGACTACGTAGAAGGAGCTTTCGCAGACAAATCTGGAGCTTGGGCTCTAGTGCAGAATTTTGCTTTGCCGAATACTGCCAGCGGACGTTTGACCAGCTCTTCTTCGGCGAGCGACGCGATCGCCGACTATATCAACGCTCAATACGCGGCGGGTGCCGAAGCGGGCGATTGGCTGATTCTTGTTTTAGCTCCCTCCAATAGTGATGAGAGCAATTACCGCTACTGGACATTCGTCTCGGCGGATGGATCGAGCGCGCCGACTCTCACATTGGAAATTGGCGAAGGGGAAACCGCCGAACCAAACACAGTGCCGGTAGCCTCTAGCCTTACATCGCAATCAGTTGAAGCTGGTTCCTCCTTTTCTTACACCTTTCCTGCCTTTACCGATGCGGACGATGAGGCTCTCAGTTACACTTTTTCGGGAGCTCCAACGTGGGTTTCCCTATCTGGCAGAACTTTTTCGGGTACGGCTCCTAGCTCTGCATCTGCTAGTTCATGGACTATCGTTTTGACTGGGACTGACCACGCGGGAGCAAGTGCGAGCGCCAGCTTCTCGCTTTCAGTTACAGAGGCTCCTGCTGAGCCTGTAGAGGAAACCACAACTCCACCAGTAACCGACACGGGCAGTTCCTCAGGAGGGGGAAGCTCTACGGCTGACCGCACCGTAAGTCTGAAGGCCAACGGGGCAGACCGTGAAGTGCAGCAGGGCGGTTCCATGAGTTGGTACACGCAGAAATTTTACCGAGTTGGTGGTGTATCCTACGGTAAAGATGGCGCTGCCGTTATACCGTTTCAGCTCCCGGAACTATCCGACGGAGAATCAGTAGTCAGCGCTACCTTTTCGGCACAACTAAACGGCATCGGAAATGTTCCGTCCGGGACTGTTGATGTCTATGGATTGTCCAGCCGCACTAGCTCCTCTGTTTTGAGCACAGATTACCTCGAAGGAACATTCCAGGACCGTACGGGAGCTTGGGCTCTTTCGGCCAGTTTCGCCATCCCGACTTCATCAACAGGGTCGATTTCGACTTCTTCTAGTTCGTCTACTGCAATTGCGGACTACATAAGTGCACAGTATGAATCGGGCGCGGAAGCCGGGGATTGGATCTTTATCGTGCTCGCCCCGTCCAAAGCGGACGAAAGTAACTATCGCTATTGGGAGTTTGCCTCCTCGGAGAGTGGAGCTGGACCTGTATTGAGTTTGGGTATCGGTTCGGGTATCAGCTCAGGTGGTTCTGCTACGACGAATTCTGCTCCGGTTGCTTCGACTTTGAGCGACTACACTCTGTCCGAAGGCGAAGCGCTAAGCTATACGTTCCCAGCCTTTACAGACCCTGATGGAGATACCGTTTCTTACGCCGTTTCTGGCTCACCATCATGGATTTCACGCTCAGGACGAACTTTCTCCGGCACAGCTCCGAGCGGATCTGGTGGCAACAGCTGGACCGTTACGGTAACGGGATCCGATCCAAGCGGCGCCAGCGCGTCTGCCTCTTTCACCATCACGGTTGAAACTCCAATCATTACAGAACCGGAAGAGACAGAAGATCCTGTAATCCCAGTTTCTAGCGAAGATACTTCTACCGAAGACTCAGGTAGTGGCAGCAGTTCTGGCGCAACGACGGAATCCCGCGAGATATTGCTCACTGGCAATACCTCAGACAGGGAAGTTCAGCAGGGGGGCACAACGAGCTGGCCGACTCAGAAAACTTTCCGAGTTGGTGGGGTCGCATACAACAAGGATGGTGCCGCAGTAATGGCATTCCAGCTGCCTACTCTAGAAGAAGGCGAAAGCGTCATTGGTGGCGAGTTCTCAGCTAAGTTGACGGGTATCGCTAACACGCCTGCGGGAACAGTCGATCTGCACGGCTTGTCCAGTCGCTCTTCTTCTACGGTGCTTGGCGGTGACTTTCTCGAAGGAGCTTTCGCTGACGGTAGCGGTTCCTGGGCACTATCCCAGAGTTTCGCGACTCCCAGCACCTCGGTTGGCGTTTTAACCACTGGCGAAGATGACAGCTCGCGTATTGCGACCTATATTACGGAGCAGTATGATTCCGGCGCCGTAGCGGGAGACTGGATCTTTCTGGTGCTTGCTCCATCGCACTCAGACGAGAGTAACTACCGTTATTGGACCTTCGCCTCTGCCGACGGTAGTCCAAAGCCTCAACTTTTGCTATCTATCGGCACAGCGGCGACAGCGGGAAGCACCAATTCGGCTCCGGTTGCGTCCTCGCTTACTGCTCAATCTGTTGAGGCGGGGAGCGCAGTATCTTATACAATCCCGGCTTTCTCCGACGCAGATGGCGATACCGTCACCTATTCTGCAACAGGTGGCCCATCTTGGCTTACTCTTTCGGGGCGCACATTCAGTGGCTCCGCCCCAAGTAGCGCTGCCGGTGGCGAATGGACCGTGACTGTGAAAGGGACTGATACCTCAGGCGCCTCTGATTCTGCGAGTTTTGCTCTCGAGGTTACTGAAGTAGCCACGTCTAGCTCGGATACGGAAAGTGAAGACAGTTCTAGCAGTGGAGGTGGATACACGCCGATTCCGGATGCTCCCGTCGAGGGATCCGCAGTTATTCAGCTCCAAGGAGAAATCGTGGACAACGCGCTGCTCAGCAATGGCGGTTCAATGTGGGTCGGTTCTACGTCGATTCGAATTGGAGGATCCAACAGCGGAATCGATAGTGCGGCAGTTTATGCTTTCCAGCTTCCAACCTTGCGAGACGGAGAGATCATCACCGATGTGAAGCTTTCCTTCTACATGAATGGGTATGGTCTGACTCCAGCTGGGTCAGTGGACCTTTACGCAGTAGATTATGGAAATGATCCATTTACCGATGGTGGTTTCTATTACTCTGGGGTGTACGGAGGGGATACGAATAGTGCCGTTTGGCCGATTCAGGATAACGTTTTCTCCAATAACCAAGGCACTGGATTGGTTTCCACCAACAGTGTAGGTTCCACCAACATGATCGCTTTCCTGGCGAACCAGTACCTGAATGGGGCTCTAGAGGGAGACATGATATACTTCCGTATGAATTCCGACCGGGCGAACGAGAGTGACTACCGCTATTGGGAGATCGCTTCCGCGAACGACACGTCCAAACGTCCGGTTCTTTCTATCGAAGTATCATACGATAGGGTGAATTCTGCTGGCTCTACTCCAATTGCGAAACCTGTGGAGCGTGAGGTGTATTACGAGGGTGAATACGTACCATTCTCTCTCGATGAAGATCTTTTCGATTCCGTTTTGGATCCTGAAGATGTAACTTGGATCTCCAATATCGACGGCTTCTTGGATAGAGGATTCTCGATTGCTACAGATGCTTTAAGCGTTGGTGTGCATAACGTATCCGCGATTTGGATTAGCAATGAAGGTTCTATCTTCCGCTACGACGTAACTGTTGAGATCGACCCTGTGAGTATGCTGCCAACTTCGGCGAGCTCACTGTCGAGTCGAGGCGTTACTTGGTATTTCGATAAGGCTTACCCAACAGGTCGCTTCATCAATGGTGACCACTACGTCGTTGCGCCTCAAGGTCTGACCTTGACCAAGATCACACCAGGCTGGGATGGCGTAAAGAATGGGGCTGAGATCAATCCGAAGGGAGCGGGTAGGTCCAATAACCACGGGTTTGATACTCGTGTCGAAACGACGACCTACGATGCGAGCCTTAATATCGCTGATGATCTGCCTATTCATGTGGCGACCAACTCTTCCGTTGTAAGTGCCCTAGGTAGTGCGGCAGAGACGTCTCTCGGCCTGTTCCTTGATGATGTCGCGGTTCTTACTATCCTGCCAACTCGGCCTGCGGATATGAGTTTCCGTCCTCCTTATGCGGGTGATGACAAAAGAATCATCGGTACCAAGGACGATTTGGATATGAGCTTCCTGCAGAATCTTCCGCATCCAACCAACATGCGTTATCCAAGCTACAAAGTAGGTAACGTCTTGCTCGATGTGATTTCAAATTGGACCAACAACTACCTGAAGACCCAAGCTGGTCAGCACAAGTATGGTAGACAAATCGCTTACGGTTTCGCGGATGCGGTGCTCTGGTTGAACTTGGACTATTACGATGCTCAAAAGCTGCCTGTACTTGAAAACGTGGTACAACGTGGTATCGACGCTTATGGTAGTGCCAAGTCTGGTGTTCAGTTCATTGCTGATGGCGGTATCAACGTAGGAAGAAAGCTGGTCGTTGTGGTCGCTGCGAAAGCTCTCAATGATCCGGAGATGCTGGAGTGGGCTGATGGCGAAAAACATCACCACTTCCAAGAAGATACGCAGCATCTGTACATCACGCAGGATATCATAAACTCGAATAGCAAGTTTAACCAATCCCACCTTGGAATGGCCGAATGGGCGTTCAACCATTGGGAAAAACCTGATTTGACCACGCCTGAGTGGAGTGCTCCTTATCGTAATGTAAATGGCTCTCCTAATATCGGCACTTATCTTGCAGTTGAGTTCATGGGTTTGCGCGAGCTCTGGAATCACGAGCCGTTCTTTGAATACCTCGAGAACCGCTACTGGCCGAGAGAAGAGGCAAACCGAGCCAATGGATTAAATTACATCTACAAGTTCTACGGCGAGCTTTGGGATACCTATATAGCCGAATAG
- a CDS encoding MBL fold metallo-hydrolase, with product MPVNVRIFPAGYIQTNAFLLSDPERGEAILIDAPHDLVEPVEKALQEDGCELVALLLTHGHYDHIGDVAKFSRKGVPVYGHGADKVLFENPQCMSSYAFPADIVLEGFEVDHWISDGDMLEFLGMECQVRHVPGHCPGNVLFYFPAARAAFVGDALFAGGIGRTDLPGGSFSELENSIRTKIYTLPPETVVLPGHGPNTTVDDELAHNPYVSAE from the coding sequence ATGCCAGTAAATGTAAGGATTTTCCCAGCAGGATATATTCAGACCAATGCCTTTTTGCTTAGCGATCCCGAACGCGGGGAAGCTATCTTGATCGATGCTCCCCACGATTTAGTCGAACCCGTCGAAAAGGCATTGCAAGAAGACGGCTGCGAGCTGGTAGCCCTCTTGCTGACGCACGGACACTACGACCATATCGGAGACGTTGCGAAATTTTCGCGGAAAGGAGTGCCTGTCTATGGCCACGGCGCTGACAAGGTTCTGTTCGAGAATCCCCAATGTATGTCCTCCTACGCGTTTCCCGCTGACATCGTTTTGGAAGGCTTTGAGGTCGACCACTGGATATCGGACGGGGATATGCTTGAGTTTCTAGGGATGGAGTGCCAAGTCAGGCACGTGCCGGGGCACTGCCCTGGAAATGTCTTGTTTTACTTTCCTGCCGCGAGAGCGGCGTTTGTGGGAGATGCCTTATTCGCGGGGGGAATAGGCCGAACCGATCTACCAGGGGGAAGTTTTTCGGAGCTTGAAAATTCGATTCGAACCAAGATTTATACTTTGCCCCCGGAAACGGTTGTTTTACCCGGACATGGCCCCAATACCACAGTCGATGACGAACTGGCGCATAATCCGTATGTTTCTGCGGAATAG